A section of the Candidatus Binatia bacterium genome encodes:
- a CDS encoding MFS transporter: MAANFAFFLNFASFFLLPLFVKELGGSESTIGWVMGAGGLATLVTLPLVAAWIDRVSRTLLFTAGSLTMTLAALGYLFVHEVGPFLFSLRLVQGLAFGAAFTASTTLAASLAPEHMRARALGWFGISTLLTHALAPAIGEELIHRAGFPALFLAAAGCSVAAAGGMLSVSEQVGEPPALPRVAPLPRAHYWVAAVMVLFGMGFGCVTTYAASFIKTEHLGRVGVFFTAYTSSAIAVRLFGGSLSDRWGRSVVIVPALVALAGSIFALSRIQGTVGLVSTGTLFGLAQGLAYPTLHAFLVDLSPTQVLGKAQALFNGAFNLGVMSSAFLFGMVADMWGQRSMFGLAALAPLAAAAVFGAGVRHRYPRWLST; this comes from the coding sequence ATGGCGGCGAATTTCGCGTTCTTTCTCAACTTCGCCTCGTTTTTTCTCCTACCCCTGTTCGTCAAGGAACTTGGCGGCTCGGAATCCACTATCGGCTGGGTCATGGGTGCCGGAGGCTTGGCCACTTTGGTCACACTGCCTTTAGTGGCGGCTTGGATCGATCGAGTGAGTCGCACCTTACTTTTTACGGCCGGGTCGCTGACCATGACGCTTGCGGCTCTCGGCTACCTTTTCGTTCACGAGGTTGGACCGTTCCTGTTTTCCTTGCGGCTGGTCCAGGGGCTTGCCTTCGGCGCGGCGTTCACGGCATCCACCACTCTAGCTGCGAGCCTTGCGCCGGAGCACATGCGGGCTCGTGCTCTGGGGTGGTTCGGCATCTCCACGTTGCTCACGCACGCACTGGCTCCCGCGATCGGAGAAGAGCTGATCCATCGTGCTGGGTTCCCGGCGTTGTTCTTGGCCGCGGCGGGTTGCTCCGTTGCTGCTGCGGGGGGCATGCTCAGCGTTTCCGAGCAAGTGGGGGAACCACCGGCTTTGCCACGTGTGGCGCCTCTCCCCCGCGCCCACTACTGGGTTGCGGCAGTGATGGTCCTGTTCGGCATGGGCTTTGGCTGCGTCACCACCTATGCGGCGAGTTTTATTAAAACGGAACATCTCGGCCGTGTCGGGGTGTTCTTTACGGCCTACACGAGTAGCGCCATTGCCGTGCGCTTGTTCGGCGGCAGCTTGTCGGACCGATGGGGCCGGTCTGTGGTGATCGTTCCGGCTTTAGTCGCACTTGCCGGTTCGATTTTCGCGCTGTCGCGCATCCAAGGTACGGTGGGACTGGTCAGCACGGGCACCCTCTTCGGTCTGGCGCAAGGGCTGGCCTATCCAACGCTCCACGCCTTTCTGGTGGATCTTTCGCCGACGCAAGTGTTGGGGAAGGCTCAAGCGCTGTTCAACGGTGCATTCAACCTCGGGGTGATGAGCAGCGCCTTTCTGTTCGGCATGGTGGCGGACATGTGGGGACAGCGAAGCATGTTCGGACTTGCGGCGCTCGCACCCCTTGCGGCCGCGGCGGTATTCGGAGCCGGTGTGCGGCACCGGTATCCGAGGTGGCTCAGCACATGA